The following nucleotide sequence is from Podospora bellae-mahoneyi strain CBS 112042 chromosome 1 map unlocalized CBS112042p_1, whole genome shotgun sequence.
CAGTGGTGGCTCTCTGGTAAGCAGTGCATCCATCTCCCATGGGGAAACTTTGAAGATACGAAAGAATAGTGGCTGACTTTGTTTGATCCTAGGAATCTACCGTGACGTGAATCTTCTCTTCTATGAGCGCGCCGGCCACATACGAGACTGGTATGTATATTGGACACACTCGATATTGTCCACGTCGCATTGGCTAAACTCTGCGTTTTGATCCTCAGGTTCCTTCGGACCGACCTAGATGCTGAGTACAGGGACGCTATTCTGCACGCCACAATCGACGTTTTTACGACAGTTGACCTAGCCGACTTGGCAGTCATTGTTAGGACTCTACCAGGAGAGGACACGATCGCTGTAGTGAATCAGGAGGTTCGATCAACCGGATCAATCGAGCTAAGCATTCCCATCACCAATCCGAAGAAGTGGACCGCCGAAACCCCCAATCTCTACTTGGTCGAGATACAGTTCAAGAGGCTGCGGGGTGTCCCTATCACCTTTTCAGGTGTGGTCCGTCAGAAAATCGGATTTCGCAAGGTTGAGCTTAAGAACGGGTTGATATCCGTTAATGGCCAGCCGATACAGTTTCGTGGCGTGAATAGACACGACCATCACCCTGTTTTCGGAAGAGCAGTTCCGGTAGACTTCATACGAAAGGATTTGCTTCTCATGAAGAGGCACAATATCAATGCTTTGCGATGCAGCCATTATCCCAGCCACCCAAAACTGTTCGACATTGCGGATGAGCTTGGTTTGTGGGTGATCGATGAGGCGGATCTCGAATGTCATGGATTCTATGACGCGGTCGCTCGTCCACAGGATATCCCTGAGGAAATGGACTATGAAGAACGTAAAAAGCTGGCGTTTGGAAAGGCCGCCGAATACACGAGCAACAATCCAAGTTGGAAGGCCGCCTACCTGGATCGCATGGAGCAAATGATACACCGGGACAAGAACCACCCATCTATCATCATTTGGTCACTTGGAAATGAGGCATTCTATGGTCAGAATCACAAAGCAATGTACACCCTTGCCACACACCTGGATCCCGGGCGGCTGGTGCACTATGAGGGTGATGCCCAGGCTGAGTCTGCAGACATGTACTCGTTCATGTACCCAACTGTCGACAAGCTCATAGAGCTGGCCAACACACGAGGCGTCAAACCGGACGGTACCTACCAAAAGCCTGTGATTTTGTGCGAGTATGCCCACGCAATGGGAAACGGCCCGGGCGGGCTCGAAGATTATCAGCATGCGTTTCGAACTCACCCTCGCCTGCAAGGCGGTTTTATCTGGGAGTGGGCTAATCACGGGCTTTTCAAGCGGGACAGCGATGGCAAGCAGTACTACGCTTACGGCGGTGACTTTGGAGATACACCCAATGACGGCACTTTCGTGATGGACGGTCTGGTCAACAGCGCTCATCAGCCAACGCCGGGCCTGGTGGAACTCAAAAAAGTGTTCCAACCTGTTGCTGTTActgttgaaggagatgagCTGGTCATTTCGAATCTATATGACTTTTCCGATCTCAACCATTTGTCAGCCACCTACAAGGCTGAAAGGTTAGAAATCAGGTATGATAACCACCATTCGTACAAAGCTGTCACCTACCCAAGTTTGACTAACTGGTGTCTAGAGAGAGTGTCGTGGCATCCGGGATTTTGGACCTCCCGCATATACCAGCCGGTGAAACGGTGCGAGTCGCGATCCCTGAGGATGTACGTGTCTGGCGCGAGAGGAAGGATAGCCACCAGCCCCACGTATACCTCACGATATCGTTTGCTTTGAGGATGCCTACTACGTGGGCAGCCCTCGGCCACGAGGTTGCATGGTTTCAGCATCACCTCTTCAACGGGCACTCTATGGGCCCTCACGCCGAAGACGGAGGCTGGCTCTCTATTGAAACCACTCGGACCGAGGCTGTTATCACCG
It contains:
- the LAC4 gene encoding Beta-galactosidase (Lactase) (CAZy:GH2; antiSMASH:Cluster_1; EggNog:ENOG503NWJH; COG:G) produces the protein MAAKDLPDYCNEKVFRRNTLPPRSHNLDTARLSLNGQWNFHYASNPSKSPDPTANTSHAASEGWTTIQVPGHWQLQGHGRPHYTNVQYPFPVCPPMVPSENPTGTYSRSFFLPENFHDYQVHLRFDGVDSAYHVWLNKKEVGYAQGSRNPAEWDITKLLDTEGPNEVVVKVYQWSDGSYIEDQDQWWLSGIYRDVNLLFYERAGHIRDWFLRTDLDAEYRDAILHATIDVFTTVDLADLAVIVRTLPGEDTIAVVNQEVRSTGSIELSIPITNPKKWTAETPNLYLVEIQFKRLRGVPITFSGVVRQKIGFRKVELKNGLISVNGQPIQFRGVNRHDHHPVFGRAVPVDFIRKDLLLMKRHNINALRCSHYPSHPKLFDIADELGLWVIDEADLECHGFYDAVARPQDIPEEMDYEERKKLAFGKAAEYTSNNPSWKAAYLDRMEQMIHRDKNHPSIIIWSLGNEAFYGQNHKAMYTLATHLDPGRLVHYEGDAQAESADMYSFMYPTVDKLIELANTRGVKPDGTYQKPVILCEYAHAMGNGPGGLEDYQHAFRTHPRLQGGFIWEWANHGLFKRDSDGKQYYAYGGDFGDTPNDGTFVMDGLVNSAHQPTPGLVELKKVFQPVAVTVEGDELVISNLYDFSDLNHLSATYKAERLEIRESVVASGILDLPHIPAGETVRVAIPEDVRVWRERKDSHQPHVYLTISFALRMPTTWAALGHEVAWFQHHLFNGHSMGPHAEDGGWLSIETTRTEAVITGHGFTCVFDKTSGYITSWTHAGQKLLQPDPTTGAAIMPSFWRPPTDNDQALSVPYWKRFGVDTMTSQLRSVSVAGGDYYCVGENGKKIFRKVIVTSTVFLAPPVLDWGYHATIIYTIEMSGNLSIAVTLKATGYAPEHVPRIGLNLCLPRQLDKVKWHGLGPGESYPDKRSAQRVGIWTAESVSELHTPYDVPQENGNRMGTRWVTIVNPYSGGSGLFAEPGIYGCGNRDSGLDVPCNFAVSRYSTKTIQDAKHPCDLVEENATLLRLDHKVAGVGTAACGPGVREDLLVKVDREKEVKFAFNLGPWSEVDA